From one Rhineura floridana isolate rRhiFlo1 chromosome 4, rRhiFlo1.hap2, whole genome shotgun sequence genomic stretch:
- the LOC133383734 gene encoding ALK tyrosine kinase receptor-like isoform X1, translated as MSAVGLSRFFFLATLLAVATQAVPREVGSSPSGPRQPTRDAPSFSRLQRKSLAMDFIVPSLFRTYLRELVLGGGGGESLGGFKARCSLVLDCPPLLRAVSAWFPRSGSTVPAGRARTPSKVLKAGSVRKLRRAKQLVLEVGEANLRDNCAWRAAGERALAEASQLEFTLTEEFSWWIRSGEGRLRIRLMPERKASFQGREGSLSAAIRASQPRLFFQMATRDCHHSSYQDGSSMKVHHVRLLPWSLRCPPVLC; from the exons ATGAGCGCTGTCGGTCTCTCGCGGTTCTTCTTTCTGGCCACTCTGCTCGCCGTTGCCACCCAAGCGGTGCCCCGGGAAGTGGGGAGCTCCCCATCGGGCCCCCGCCAGCCGACGCGGGATGCGCCGAGTTTCTCGCGGCTGCAGAGGAAGAGCCTGGCGATGGATTTCATCGTGCCTTCTCTGTTCCGGACCTACCTGCGTGAGCTGGTgctgggcggcggcggcggggagtCCTTGGGCGGGTTCAAGGCGCGCTGCAGCCTGGTGCTGGATTGCCCGCCGCTGCTGCGCGCTGTTAGCGCTTGGTTTCCCAGGAGCGGATCCACCGTGCCGGCTGGCCGCGCCAGAACcccgtccaaggtgctgaaagcggGTTCGGTGAGAAAGCTGCGCCGCGCCAAGCAGCTGGTGCTGGAAGTGGGCGAAGCCAACCTGAGGGATAACTGTGCCTGGCGTGCTGCCGGGGAAAGAGCCCTGGCAGAGGCAAGCCAGCTCGAGTTTACCCTGACCGAGGAATTCAGCTGGTGGATCCGCTCCGGAGAAGGCAGGCTGAGGATCCGGTTGATGCCGGAGAGGAAGGCATCTTTCCAGGGCAGAGAAGGCAGTTTATCAGCGGCGATCAGAGCCTCCCAGCCTCGACTGTTCTTCCAGATGGCCACCAGAG ACTGTCACCACTCCTCATATCAGGATGGAAGCAGTATGAAAGTCCATCATGTGAGACTTTTGCCCTGGAGCTTAAGGTGCCCTCCTGTTTTGTGCTGA
- the LOC133383734 gene encoding ALK tyrosine kinase receptor-like isoform X2 translates to MSAVGLSRFFFLATLLAVATQAVPREVGSSPSGPRQPTRDAPSFSRLQRKSLAMDFIVPSLFRTYLRELVLGGGGGESLGGFKARCSLVLDCPPLLRAVSAWFPRSGSTVPAGRARTPSKVLKAGSVRKLRRAKQLVLEVGEANLRDNCAWRAAGERALAEASQLEFTLTEEFSWWIRSGEGRLRIRLMPERKASFQGREGSLSAAIRASQPRLFFQMATRGS, encoded by the exons ATGAGCGCTGTCGGTCTCTCGCGGTTCTTCTTTCTGGCCACTCTGCTCGCCGTTGCCACCCAAGCGGTGCCCCGGGAAGTGGGGAGCTCCCCATCGGGCCCCCGCCAGCCGACGCGGGATGCGCCGAGTTTCTCGCGGCTGCAGAGGAAGAGCCTGGCGATGGATTTCATCGTGCCTTCTCTGTTCCGGACCTACCTGCGTGAGCTGGTgctgggcggcggcggcggggagtCCTTGGGCGGGTTCAAGGCGCGCTGCAGCCTGGTGCTGGATTGCCCGCCGCTGCTGCGCGCTGTTAGCGCTTGGTTTCCCAGGAGCGGATCCACCGTGCCGGCTGGCCGCGCCAGAACcccgtccaaggtgctgaaagcggGTTCGGTGAGAAAGCTGCGCCGCGCCAAGCAGCTGGTGCTGGAAGTGGGCGAAGCCAACCTGAGGGATAACTGTGCCTGGCGTGCTGCCGGGGAAAGAGCCCTGGCAGAGGCAAGCCAGCTCGAGTTTACCCTGACCGAGGAATTCAGCTGGTGGATCCGCTCCGGAGAAGGCAGGCTGAGGATCCGGTTGATGCCGGAGAGGAAGGCATCTTTCCAGGGCAGAGAAGGCAGTTTATCAGCGGCGATCAGAGCCTCCCAGCCTCGACTGTTCTTCCAGATGGCCACCAGAG GATCTTAA